One genomic region from Colletotrichum lupini chromosome 7, complete sequence encodes:
- a CDS encoding chromo domain-containing protein, with protein sequence MSVPLVFKGREVAMTQNELAASSAAAKANGAENQDEDDLIPKIESDLVEPVGASEKSASRKRQSSQPATSKASKRRKLLEGQKPLNGSAQSVRASIENRAAPATKKGLPLYASDSDEEDGPDDHGPSDTERDDGSPPPVQAPKKRGRPRKTTNAVSIKSKKPTGNPIPAGPITKGRDDIRPRRRSPQEGYEEEPCKRHLEFSYLF encoded by the exons ATGTCGGTGCCACTGGTCTTCAAGGGCCGAGAGGTTGCAATGACCCAGAACGAGCTTGCCGCCTCCTCGGCTGCAGC CAAAGCGAACGGCGCCGAGAATCAGGACGAAGATGACCTGATCCCGAAGATCGAGTCCGACTTGGTCGAGCCTGTTGGTGCCTCCGAGAAGTCGGCCAGCAGAAAGCGCCAGTCTAGTCAACCCGCCACCAGCAAAGCTAGCAAGAGACGTAAGTTGCTTGAAGGCCAAAAGCCTCTGAATGGGTCTGCTCAGAGTGTCCGAGCCTCGATCGAGAACAGAGCCGCGCCTGCTACGAAGAAAGGACTTCCTCTATATGCTTCCGACTCTGATGAGGAAGACGGTCCCGACGATCACGGTCCTAGTGATACTGAGAGAGATGATGGTTCCCCTCCGCCGGTGCAAGCTCCTAAGAAGCGCGGTCGTCCCAGAAAGACTACCAACGCTGTCTCGATCAAGTCCAAGAAACCTACTGGTAACCCGATTCCCGCTGGACCAATCACCAAAG GCCGTGACGACATACGGCCGAGGCGTCGCTCGCCCCAAGAAGGCTACGAGGAAGAGCCCTGTAAAAGGCACCTCGAGTTCTCCTACTTATTCTGA